The Pseudomonas sp. MPC6 nucleotide sequence GAAGAGCGCACGGCCACGGCCATGTCAGGGTTGCCGGCCGACAGCGTGGCGAACGCGGTGCGGATTTCGGCGTTGAGTTTCTCGGGGAATTCGGCTTCCATGATCCATTGGCGGATCTGCGCACCGGTCTTGGCCAGGGCGTTCACATCTTCGACGTCCAGCGCATCGAGCGCGGCATGGATCTGATCGTTCAGGCCGCTCAGCTCAAGAAAATCACGATAAGCCTGAGCTGTCGTGGCGAAGCCACCGGGCACCGATACACCGGCACCGGCCAGGTTACTGATCATCTCGCCCAGGGATGCGTTCTTGCCCCCTACGTGCTCCACATCATGGACGCCGAGCTTATCGAGGGAAACTACGTACTCTACCAAGGTGATCTCTCCACTAACTGTGTTGGATAAGCTCAGAAGCCGGCTGCTCCAGGGAGCGTTTGCCAGCTGTATGGCCTGGACCTGGAAAATAAGTGAGAATGCGGGCCACTGGCGGCCGGCAAATCGCGCCTATCATATCCAAGAATGAACATTAGCTTAAGGCCCAAGGTGCAAATGAAACGATCTGCCTTCTTTATTTCCGACGGCACCGGCATCACAGCGGAAACCCTCGGCCAAAGCCTTCTGGCGCAGTTCGAAAACATTACCTTCAGCAAATTCACGCGACCGTACATCGACAACGCGGATAAAGCGCGGGCCATGGTACAACAAATCAACAAAGCCGCCGAAAACGACGGCTTCCGGCCGATCATCTTCGACACCATCGTCAATCAGGACATCCGTGAGATCCTCGCAACGTCCAATGGTTTCATGATCGACATTTTCTCGACCTTTCTGGCGCCTCTTGAACAGGAATTGACCGAGCATTCTTCCTACACCGTCGGCAAGTCCCACTCCATCGGCAGCAATTCCAATTACATGGAGCGGATCGAGGCGGTGAACTTCGCCCTGGACAACGACGATGGCGCCCGTACCCACTATTACGACAAGGCCGACCTGATCCTGGTGGGCGTGTCCCGTTGCGGCAAAACCCCGACCTGCCTGTACATGGCCATGCAATTCGGCATCCGCGCGGCCAACTACCCGCTGACCGAAGACGACATGGAGCGCCTGCAACTGCCGACGGCCCTGCGCACC carries:
- a CDS encoding pyruvate, water dikinase regulatory protein — encoded protein: MKRSAFFISDGTGITAETLGQSLLAQFENITFSKFTRPYIDNADKARAMVQQINKAAENDGFRPIIFDTIVNQDIREILATSNGFMIDIFSTFLAPLEQELTEHSSYTVGKSHSIGSNSNYMERIEAVNFALDNDDGARTHYYDKADLILVGVSRCGKTPTCLYMAMQFGIRAANYPLTEDDMERLQLPTALRTHQHKLFGLTIDPDRLTAIRHERKPNSRYSSYAQCEFEVREVENLFRRENIPHINSTHFSVEEISAKILVEKGVERRFK